The sequence AAAATAATAAAAAGGAAACATATTCAGATTACGAGAGGCCTGTTCGAGTCTTATATTTCGAGGATAACGAAGCCCTGGCTTATCTGATTCAAAAGAAGCTCGCCGTCAAGGGCCTTATTGTCGATATTGCCCGGGACGGAAAGGGGGGTCTCGTTATGTATAGAAAAGGCTCATACGATGTTATCGTTGTAGATTACCAGATGCCGATCCATAACGGCCTGGAAGTTGTCAACATCCTCTTGTCAGAGGGAGAGCTCCCTCCGACGATAATGGTTACGGGGGAGGGAAACGAGAAACTGGCGGTAGAGGCGATGAAATCCGGCGTCGGCGATTACATCGTAAAGGATTTGGAGGGGCGATACATCGCGCTCTTGCCCTCCGTGATCGATCGGGTCTTGAGACAGCGGCAGCTCATAGACGAGAAGAGGAGAATCGAGGAGGAAAAGGAGAAACTCATCGAAGAGCTCAAGGAGGCCTTGGAAAAGGTCAAAACGTTAAAGGGGCTGCTCCCTATCTGTTCCCACTGCAAAAAGATCAGGGACGATAAGGGATATTGGGAAAAGATAGAGGTCTATATAAAAAATCACACGGAAGTGGATTTTACTCACGGCATCTGTCCGGAATGTATGGAGAAAAAATTTCCGCAATATTTGAATAATTCAAAGAACGACAAAGATGGCAAATAGACTTGAAATCCGTTCAATGAGATT is a genomic window of Candidatus Zymogenus saltonus containing:
- a CDS encoding response regulator; this translates as NNKKETYSDYERPVRVLYFEDNEALAYLIQKKLAVKGLIVDIARDGKGGLVMYRKGSYDVIVVDYQMPIHNGLEVVNILLSEGELPPTIMVTGEGNEKLAVEAMKSGVGDYIVKDLEGRYIALLPSVIDRVLRQRQLIDEKRRIEEEKEKLIEELKEALEKVKTLKGLLPICSHCKKIRDDKGYWEKIEVYIKNHTEVDFTHGICPECMEKKFPQYLNNSKNDKDGK